CACTAATAGCTTGCAATGAGTTCCGAATGTCAAACTATCATCTTTATTACTCTGAAAGGTAGTAAAGGAATCTCACAGCATCACACAGCACGAGCACCGAGCTCGGAAAGCAGAGGAAACGTTTCTATGGACTGAAACGCCTCCAGAGTGCCCGCATCTTGCATCTGCAATCTCATCTCCAAACTGCAACAACACTAATAGCTTGCAATTAGTTCTGAACCTAACTTTCTATACCTGTTCGTAAGTTGCAGTGAGTGAAGTGTGGTTAATGAGAGCAGCCGCAGTGTGTTGCCATTGCACACTGCAGCTGGCGATGCCTGAATGAAAAAAGCAAGCACCGGGGACTCTACTTTCCTCGATGCTCAATCACTAAAGTATAATTTCCATCGTCCGGCGCAAGCTACCTTCACTTGCATGCATGTTGGCAAtgccaagaaaaaaaatcactgctgctcctcctcaAAATTGCTAGGGGGGCCTACTGGATTCATGCGAACTCTCCAGCAAGAGAAGGAAATGAGGCATCGGTGATGATGTGACATTTTCGAGCATCGGTATGGTGCGGCACGCTGTGGGTGCCCTGAGAGTCCAGAACTGAATGCAGCATGTCCTGGTCGAACTTCAAAAGGTAGTCAATTCTAAAAGCGTTCATTCTTGGAGGGACAACTACCGCTATGGATAAGACTCCTATCTTCTTCTCTCCTGCCTCCCATGCCTAGCAAACCGCATTAAACCCCCTTGATGTTCTTGGTTTTGGGCTGGTGCAGTGGCGGATCCAAGATTTGTCTTTTGGGGGGCTcatctcccttcttcttcctccagccccccctttcttcttcctccctcctttctttcctcttcttctccctccttcttACCTCTATTTTCCATGGTGTTTTGGGGAGtagggggggctggagccccctcaGCCCCCCCTGTAGATCCGCCCCTGGGCTGGTGTGCTATGGCAAGTAAAAGTTTAGTAAAATTTCGGTACATATATATAGTGTGCATTGTTAGCAGGTTCTTTATTAGATCGCATGCCATGCCTTTTACATCAGAATATTTGTAGGTGTATAGatttttcatgcaattattttttattgATTACATGTTACACATTGTATATTGGACTTATAGTTCTCTGGTGGCATTCATGTCGGATGATGTTTTAGGTTTGTAAAATGATTATGTGTGCAAGAAAAGCAGAGTTGCTCCATTATTAATTTGAACGCTTGAATGCTCTCACATTGCTGACTCGTATGGAGATGACTAGACACTCGTGAGGTTTGTGTACAGAGGCTCAGCTATGAAAATGTAAGCAAAtgcattttgatttttttttcttttcaattgaGATGACTTTGTGTTATTTGCATATGTAGTCTGCTTATGCACTTGCGCGCAAGTGTAAAATCATTGATTACTTACTGAGAGGTAATAGACAAAATAACTGTGAGCCGTCGATCTGGATGACTTTTATTACATATTACTTCATGATGAGAGGTAATAGACAAAGTtctataattatatatttttattttagaaaaaataaaaaaaataggagGATATTAGGACAAATATCTTCATTTTGATATATTAGTTGTAACATGGAAACTCGACGTACCATTGGCCTAAAATTTTTTGCGGATTTTCTTGATACAAAATCTCTACCACTCACGTCACGGTCGAGGTTCAATGGTTGCACGACGGGTTCTTCCATCAAGACTGTTAGCTTCTTCCCTCCTGCCTCCCATGCCTAGCAAAAGCGCATTAAACCTTTTCCAATAATTTAGGCACTTGTTTCTTTTTTCCTATCCTTGACGTTCTTGGGCGCTGTTGcactttttttaaaagaaaactaGGGGCTGGTGTGTTATCTGCTATGGCAAGGAAGTCTAGTATAGGTTCGCATTATACCATGTATAGTGTGCATTGGGTTCATTATTAGATCGCATATCGTGCCTTTTTAATTACATCGGAATTAATTGATGTGTACGAGCCTCCTAGCTATTTTCTACGCAGGGCAACATAACATTCCATGATAGAAAGTAGGTAGAGCTGACTTGAACTATTACAACGGCTTAACTTGTGGAGAGTAGTCCTGTTAACTTGGTATGTAATACTATTTGCAGTGCCGCAATCGTATTATATTTATGGACCTGAGCATGTATGTGTCATACCGAAACTAGCTATGATTACAAATCAACTCATCTGTGCAGGAAAATAGATAATAGAAAATATAATCTCTCAAGGAAACTCAGGGTTTCCAAATCTCTGCATGGACACCGGGAGCACAGCAAGACGCTCCGCATGCATCTAACCTTGGGTTGTGACGCCAGACTCTCAAGGAGCCTAAGCTAAGGAGGACTAAGGAGAACGCTgtctggaggctggagctggagtccGTCCTCGTCAGGAGTGTCGTCGATTCCTCTAGGCCGCCACGTGTCGGCCATCCGAGATGGGGCTACAATCAGCGGAGTTTGCAGCCCGTCTGTACCGATTTTTTTCCAGCCGGATGTCATCCGCCAACAGGACAAGTACCAAATGATAGGACAAATTATTTTTAAGTCCCTGGTCACTTTTGCCCTTTTGCCTCCTATTCCCAACAAGCCAATCATAAAAAAAAGGTGTCTAGCCCTCCCATTCCCTCTCCCTTCTCTTGCCAATGTCAAAAATGACATGGGGGCATTGAGACACAAGCATTATATAGTGGCATATGTCGTCGATGCTAACAgtaatgaatgaattaatgcTGGTAGATCTATATATTTTCCGTACACTTACCTTTTTCTATAAAAAGGTGTATATGTTTGCCATgcatttactttttttttggacTACTAGTACTCACTGTGTAACATGACCGGTGCAAGAAAGTAAACTTGCTGTGCTATCAATTTCAATGCTTGGTTGCTCACATTGTCGACTAATATGGTGATGACTAAAGCGCTAGGCATGAGCTAGGTGGCTATACACAGGTTGAGTCATGAAAGTTCAAACAAATGCATTTGGATTCTTCTGTTTTTCATAGAGGATttgaagattttttttccttttttttgagaGGATGAAGATTTTTTCCTGAATGTCCATACGAACAGGCCCACAAGGATGGCCCAATCTTCTTTTCCATATCGAATACGGCCCACAGTCCATCtcatctttctcttttcttgtcCGTGCGGGGCCCATCGCTTCGTCTCCGCGCTCCCCCATTCGTCGCCGACGACGCCATGCCCAGCCTCCTCCGACGAGCCGGGGGCAACGACCGCAGCGCAGCTCAGTCGGCGGCTGGAACGAGGGAGAGGCAGCAGTATTCTCTATTCTCTGCCACCGGCCACCGCGGTAGCCGCTTCCCGACCGTGTTCACTGACTTTCTCACCCTCCCTTCCTCGTCCCGGTCAGGCTTAGGGTGCCGGCTCCTCATCTCCCCCACCTAGGAGGGCGCCATGGAGTCCGTGGATCTGATTGCCGCCTGCCTCGACTCCATACGCCAGGTCGGGTCTCTTCGCCACTTCGTCCTGATTCCGGGAACATGCTTGCCTTTCCCAATTTCTTTCAGAAGATACAACACGAGGCTTAAGCTGCTGTCTCTTTTGCATCTAGGCATGCGAATTTGCCTGTGCAGATAAATAATATCTGATGCATGTTCCTGATTGGAGCAATAAACCTGTTAAAAGAACCATCTTTTTTGCATCCTGGACTGAAACGTTGATTATTTTGTTGCCAAATTTAATGTTACAACGCCCGGCTTTGTTACTAACTTTTGAACTTCTCAACCTACAATTTTTCTTCTGTAACCAGTTCAAATTGTGAATAATTTGACACTAATAGCTTGCAATGAGTTCTGAATGTCAAACTATCATCTTTTTTACTTTGAAGAAcactattttatttatttatttatttatttatttatttatttatttactgtTGTTGCAGATTGGAGACGAGATTGCAGATGCAGATGTTGATTCGGGTATTGAGGCGTTTCAGTTCATAGGAGAGTTTCATCTGCTTCTCGAGCTTGGTTCTCGTGCTATGTGCAGCTTGGAGATTGCATCGCGTGATGCTGTGAGATTCCTTTACTACCTTTCTATATCTGTTCGTAAGTTGCAGTGAGTGAAGTGTGGTTAATGTGAGTGCAGAACTGAATGCAGCATGTTTGGTCTGTCAGAGCTCAAGCAGGTAAACACGTGTCTACTGTCTAGTGCACAAATGAAACGATAAAGATCAGGAAGCATTCGCAGTTAGATTACTTTTTATCTAATCATGGGGAAACTTGTATTGATGCAGTCACATTAATTACTTATATTTAGGAGCAGTTACTTGCACACTTTAGGATTACAGGGAATGAGTGAGGACGCCGGTGATGCAATATTCTCCACTAGTAGCATGATAGGGATGGTTTTATGATGATTTTGTATAACTGTTCTGTGCCTGCTTTCTCAATGGTCTTTATGAATAACAGATTTTGAGAAGAACATCATTTTTAGTTCTTTTACTGCAGGTATTGAAATGCTTCCTGAGTATTGAGTTGGTAGTATGCAcaccaagtttttttttcagtgGCATTACATTCTAGCTTGAGGGCCTTTAGAGTGTCTCCTCTAGTAATTTATATTTTAATTATAATTACTGCCTATTGCTATTGTTCTTACAACACCTTGAATTtttgtaaaactgatatatgcTCTTTAGTTCAGTACTTGTGATGGATTGGAAGTGCCTGCCCTGATAACCTTTGTGTTAACTTCATGAAAAAAATGTCTTGTTCTGCTACTCTTTACCTGAATGTGTGTTGTATCATGTGCTTTGCAGCTTTGGCACTCAAGATTTTCTCATCCATTAAGGAAGGTTGTATTGCTTACATCCCTCCTTAGTGATGCACATTGGTATATTCTGCGATGCCTGGGCAACCATGGAACTGTTTCACATTGTACTGTGCTGACAGCTATTTCTGAGGTGCTTACCCACTGCAAGACTATGTTCCTTGTGATGTATTCCTTTAAGTGTTTCAGAATCCAGCTAGTTAATATTTTTCCTTCCACTAAAACTGTCATGGTAGAGAATTACCGAAAGTACCTTTGGTTGGCACTGAACTTCCAatttatttttcttaaaaaagttTATATTTGTTTCAATTAAATTGTGCCATCTAACACATCTTTACGTTGTCTTTATGTAGTATAGCTGACGAGTACTGATAGGATATTGTACAAGTGAGCTTGAGATCCCCATGTTATCTGATTTGTTGTTTTATTATATTGTACTTGTGAGCTTGAGATCCTCATTCTGTCTTTATGTAGTATAACTGACAAGTACTGATAGAACATCTTGCTGGTGCTGTTTTCTTTGAAATTCACTGTAACTTCTGCATTACTCAGAAAAAGTAAAGTAGATTTCTATGTTGCTACTGTTATTCATCTTGTTTCCTTAGAACACTCGGAGCAGCTTCAAATAGTATCCTAAATTTGTTCAAGCGGGCCTTTTTAATCTTTTTGTGAAAACTTATTGCAGTTTGGCCACTCAGCAAGTCAGCATACGTTGATTCTCCACTTGGGGCAGATGCTTGACATTACTCGTTCCGGACCATGAGGAGCTTTCTAAAGAGCATGAGaaatcaaacaaaaataaaGGCACTATTAGTTACGCAGGGAGTGATTTGACCTCAGAGGCTGATAAATATTCTGAATGGGGTTCTAGAGTCCATTATGGATCAAATTCTGAATCCATCCGGATGGAaaggaattttttttatggCAACTTAGGCCAGTTAGAAGCAAGCGGAAAGAGGCTGTCTGTAACTGTGTCTCACTTTCCAATATTTTTTCTCCTATTTCCTCAAGAGCTTTCGT
This genomic interval from Panicum virgatum strain AP13 chromosome 8K, P.virgatum_v5, whole genome shotgun sequence contains the following:
- the LOC120643723 gene encoding sec1 family domain-containing protein MIP3-like isoform X2, translating into MESVDLIAACLDSIRQIGDEIADADVDSGIEAFQFIGEFHLLLELGSRAMCSLEIASRDALWHSRFSHPLRKVVLLTSLLSDAHWYILRCLGNHGTVSHCTVLTAISEFGHSASQHTLILHLGQMLDITRSGP
- the LOC120643723 gene encoding sec1 family domain-containing protein MIP3-like isoform X1 yields the protein MPSLLRRAGGNDRSAAQSAAGTRERQQLRVPAPHLPHLGGRHGVRGSDCRLPRLHTPDADVDSGIEAFQFIGEFHLLLELGSRAMCSLEIASRDALWHSRFSHPLRKVVLLTSLLSDAHWYILRCLGNHGTVSHCTVLTAISEFGHSASQHTLILHLGQMLDITRSGP
- the LOC120643723 gene encoding sec1 family domain-containing protein MIP3-like isoform X3, giving the protein MLTECSMFGLSELKQLWHSRFSHPLRKVVLLTSLLSDAHWYILRCLGNHGTVSHCTVLTAISEFGHSASQHTLILHLGQMLDITRSGP